Proteins from one Thermogemmatispora onikobensis genomic window:
- the minC gene encoding septum site-determining protein MinC, with amino-acid sequence MSAQGSAEQAMSSARDRQKKAGEAPSWVVGGEGERREEKLPVQGQIAIKGTRHGLLLTLEPGTPFGELLQALAERLAEAPDFFRGATLTVDTRQRVLQASERVQLENLLAHYRMSIASLEQVAGMRRGGLSEGGRLGLGLNGGPAYAAAGPYAPYSPYEKTGAGAVTVDLGLTAGAGQRDPRESDDTLFVRRTVRSGQAIHHHSNIVVLGDVNPGAEVVAGGDVIVWGVLRGMVHAGYPDNEQALVCALLLAPVQLRIAHLLSRPPEGLEVQPRPEVASIRQGQIVVETWLNGRPPRK; translated from the coding sequence ATGAGTGCGCAGGGTTCTGCCGAGCAGGCCATGTCGAGTGCGCGCGACCGGCAGAAGAAGGCGGGTGAAGCTCCCTCCTGGGTGGTAGGTGGTGAGGGGGAGCGGCGAGAGGAGAAGCTGCCTGTCCAGGGGCAGATCGCCATCAAGGGGACGCGCCACGGCCTGCTCTTGACGCTGGAGCCGGGTACTCCCTTTGGTGAGCTATTGCAAGCGCTGGCCGAGCGGCTGGCTGAAGCTCCGGATTTTTTTCGCGGGGCCACGCTGACGGTTGACACCCGGCAGCGGGTGCTCCAGGCCAGCGAACGGGTTCAGCTCGAAAATTTGCTGGCGCATTATCGGATGTCGATTGCTTCCCTGGAGCAGGTTGCCGGCATGCGCAGGGGGGGCCTGAGCGAGGGGGGCCGGTTGGGGCTGGGTCTGAACGGAGGACCTGCCTATGCTGCTGCTGGGCCATATGCGCCATACTCGCCCTATGAGAAGACAGGAGCAGGGGCTGTGACTGTGGACCTGGGACTGACGGCGGGTGCGGGTCAACGTGATCCGCGTGAGTCAGATGATACGCTCTTTGTGCGTCGGACGGTGCGTTCTGGCCAGGCGATTCACCACCACAGCAATATTGTAGTGCTGGGCGATGTCAATCCTGGGGCGGAGGTTGTGGCGGGGGGCGATGTGATCGTCTGGGGGGTCTTGCGCGGTATGGTCCATGCCGGCTATCCCGATAACGAGCAGGCGCTGGTCTGTGCGCTGCTGCTGGCGCCTGTCCAGCTGCGGATCGCCCATTTGCTTTCTCGTCCGCCCGAGGGGCTAGAGGTGCAGCCGCGTCCAGAGGTGGCCTCGATTCGCCAGGGCCAGATCGTGGTTGAAACCTGGCTCAATGGTCGCCCGCCGCGTAAGTAA